CACGCCGTGCAGCGCTGCCCGGTGGTCCCGAAGGCCGCCCACAGGGTAGCCTCCAGGGCCAGCTCCAGGTTGGCGTCCTCCATCACGATGATGGCGTTCTTGCCGCCCATCTCCAGGGAGACCCGCTTGAGATGCCGGGCGGCCCGGGCGTAAAGATCCCGACCGACCTCCGTGGAGCCGGTGAAGGAGATGGCCTTCACGGTGGGATGCTCGACCAAGGCGTTGCCGACCGTGGGGCCAGGGCCGATGACGAGGTTGAGGACGCCCGGCGGAAGCCCTGCCTCCTCGAAGATCCGCACGAACTCGGCGGCGGTGGCCGGGGTGTCGGTGGCGGGCTTGAAGATCACGGTGTTGCCGGCGACCAGGGCGGGGAAGATCTTCCAGGAGGGGATGGCGATGGGGAAGTTCCAGGGGGTGATGCAGGCGACGACCCCGATGGGGTCGCGGATGGCCATCCCGAACTTGTTGGGCAGCTCCACCGGGGCAGTGTAGCCCAGGAGCCGGCGGCCCTCCCCGCCGATGTAGAAGGCCATGTCGATGGCCTCCTGCACATCTCCGCGGGCCTCGGGGAGGATCTTCCCCATCTCCTGGGTGAGCAGGCGGGCCAGCTGCTCCTTGCGCTCTACCAGCAAATGTCCGGCTCGATACAGGATCTCCGCTCGCTTGGGCGCCGGGACCTTCCGCCACTTCTCGAAGGCGACCTCAGCGGCCTCCACCGCGGCGGCCACGTCCCGCTCATCGGATTTCACCACCTCGGCCACGGGCTCCTCGGTGGCCGGGTTGAGGTCCACATACCACTCCTCCGACCGCGCCTCCACCCATTTACCGTTGATGTAATTCCGGACCTGCATGGGGAGCCCCCCGTGCACAGGGTTGCGTGGGGATTATAGGCCCGGCCGGGATCCTATGTCAACCATCCCTCACGCCCTTCAGCGGATTTCCCTCTTCCTGCCCCTCCGGTATAATCCCCCGTGAAAAGATTCACACGAGGGTTTCGCCATGTTCACCCATGTGCGCGTACCGGAGGACGGCAAGAAGATCGAGGTGCGGAACGGGCGGCTGGTGGTCCCGGACCATCCGATCATTGGCTATATCGTGGGCGATGGGACGGGACGGGACATCATGCCGGCGGCGATGAAGGTGTGGGACGCAGCCGTGCAGAAGGTTTACGGCGGCCAGCGGAAGATCGCCTGGGTGCGCCTCTATGCCGGCGAGGATGCGGAGGAGCTCTACGGCGAGCGCCTCCCGGAGGAGACGTTGCGCGCCATCCGCGAGTTCGTGGTGGCCATTAAAGGCCCCCTCACTACCCCGGTGGGCTACGGCTGGCGTAGCATCAACGTGCAGCTCCGGCAGAAACTGGACCTCTACGCCTGCATCCGGCCGGTCAAATGGTATCCGGGGGTCCCATCCCCGCTCAAAGAACCCCACAAGGTCAACATGGTGGTGTTCCGGGAGAACACGGAGGATGTCTACGCCGGGATCGAGTGGGAAGCAGGCTCGCCGGAGGCCAAGCGGGTGGCGGCGTATCTGAAGCGGACCTTCAAGATCACCCTGCCGCCCAACACCGGCATCGGGGTTAAACCCATCAGCGAGGGGGCCACCAAGCGGCTGGTGCGCAAGGCCATCCGCTACGCCCTGGAGAACGGCCGGCGCAGCGTCACCCTGGTCGGCAAGGGCAACATCATGAAATACACGGAGGGCGCCTTCATCCGCTGGGGCTACGAGGTGGCCAAAGAAGAGTTCGGCGATGTGACCATCACCGAAGCAGAGGTGGCCGAGGGCAAGCCTGCGGATGGAAAGATCATCATCAAGGATCGCATCGCCGACGCGATGTTCCAGCAGGTCCTGCTCCGCCCCGAGGAATACGACGTGATCGCCACCCCCAACCTCAACGGCGATTACCTCTCCGAGGCCCTGGCGGCTATGGTGGGCGGGGTGGGCATCGCCCCCGGCGCCAACATCGGGGACACGCTGGCCGTCTTCGAGGCCACCCACGGCTCAGCTCCCAAATACGCCGGGCTGGACAAGGTGAACCCGGGCTCGCTGCTGCTCTCCGGGGTGATGATGTTCCGTTACATCGGGTGGAATGAGGTTGCCGACGCCATCGAGGCCGCCTTCACCCGCACCATCCAGCAGAAGATCGTGACCTACGACCTGGCGCGCCTGATGGAAGGCGCCCGGGAGGTCCGCACCAGCGAGTTCGCTGAGGCCATCGTGGCCAACCTCTGATCCCTCGTCCGCAGGGGGCTGGAGGGCCATCAGGTCCTCCAGCCTCATCTCGGGGAACCTTCGAGCCGCGTGCCTGGAGATCTGCGCCAAGGAGCAAGCTCCATGGACCAACCCGTGGTGGTAGCGCTGTTCCGATGCCCGGGCCATCGAATGCCCATGGAGGCGGTCCCGGCCCTCCGGGTGGAGGCCGGCTACGGCATTGTGGGCGACTCCCACGCTCGGGAAGGATCCTCCCGTCAGGTCCTGCTCATGGATCTCGAGACCCTGGAAGCCCTGGATCTCCGGCCAGGGGCCGTGCGGGAGAACATCACCGTGCGAGGGCTCTCCCTTCACGCCCTTCAGCCCGGTGACCGCCTGCGGATCGGCGAGGCCCTGCTGGAGATCACCAAGCCCTGCACCCCTTGCGCGCGCATGGATGAGATCCGCCCTGGACTTCAGGAAGCCCTGCGGGGCCGCCGCGGCATGCTCGCCCGGGTGCTGGAAAGCGGATGGATCCTTCCCGGCGCTCCCATCCGGGTGGAGACCCCCCCGACGGTCCGCACCCCCTCTCCGGAGATGCTCTAAATCCCCCTTTTCACAAATTTGTGATATATAGGAATCGGCGATTCCAACGCATTTCGGAGACGGAGGGTGGGTATGGCGGCCGTGCAAAAAGTGCCGGACATTGTGGTGGGGCGGTTGCCGGTGTATCTGCGGGCGCTCCAGGTGATGGCCGCCGAAGGTCGGGAGATCACTTCCTCTCAAGAGCTGGGGGAGCGCCTAGGGATCAGCTCCGCCCAGATCCGGAAGGATCTCTCTTACTTCGGAACCTTCGGCAAGCAGGGGACCGGGTATCGCATCCCGGATCTGATCGAGCATTTGAGGCGCATCCTGAAGGTGGATCGGACGTGGGACATGATTCTGATCGGGGCCGGCAACCTGGGGCACGCCCTGGCTCAGTATCAGGGCTTCACCCCGCGGGGCTTCCGGCTGGTGGCCATCTTCGACAACGATCCGGAGAAGATCGGCCGGCCCATCGGGCCCCACGTGATCCAGGATGTCCAAGAACTTCCGGAGTTCGTCCGGGCCCACCGGGTCCAGATCGCGATGATCGCCGTGCCGGCCTCCGCCGCCCAGCAGGTGGCGGACCTCTGCGTCGAAGCCGGCATCCGCGCCATCCTGAACTACGCCCCCATTCATCTCAAGGTCCCCAAGAGGATCCTAGTGCAATATATCGACCCAGCGATCCACCTTCAACAGATGACGTATTACCTGGGGAACGAGGGATAAAGCAGGACTGCGAATGGCGCATCCTCCGCACATTTCCCAGGAAGAGATCCAGCGAGCGTTGTGGGCTCTCGCCCGGGCCTATGCGGAGGCGCTGCGGCAAAGCCGGGGAGAGCGACTGGTTGCCGTCGCCCTGTTCGGATCGGTGGCGCGGAGAGAAGCGGGCTCCTCCTCGGATGTGGATCTCCTGGTGATCGCCGAGGGCCTGCCGGCCCGCCGGCTGGAGCGCTACTGTTGGCTGGAGGAGGCGGATCGAGCGGTGGAGCCCCAGCTGAAGGCCCTGTGGGGGCGCGGGATCACGGCGGAGAACGCTTACATCCTTTATGAGCGGGACCCGTTCCTTTCATCGATCCTGGAGCGCTTGCGGGAGCGGCTGAAGGCCCTGGGAGCCCAACGGAAGCGTCAGGGCGCTGTCCGCTACTGGGACCTGAAGCCGGACTTCCGGCTGGGGGAGGTGATCGAGCTGTGACCAACGAGGA
The window above is part of the Thermoflexus hugenholtzii JAD2 genome. Proteins encoded here:
- the icd gene encoding isocitrate dehydrogenase (NADP(+)); translation: MFTHVRVPEDGKKIEVRNGRLVVPDHPIIGYIVGDGTGRDIMPAAMKVWDAAVQKVYGGQRKIAWVRLYAGEDAEELYGERLPEETLRAIREFVVAIKGPLTTPVGYGWRSINVQLRQKLDLYACIRPVKWYPGVPSPLKEPHKVNMVVFRENTEDVYAGIEWEAGSPEAKRVAAYLKRTFKITLPPNTGIGVKPISEGATKRLVRKAIRYALENGRRSVTLVGKGNIMKYTEGAFIRWGYEVAKEEFGDVTITEAEVAEGKPADGKIIIKDRIADAMFQQVLLRPEEYDVIATPNLNGDYLSEALAAMVGGVGIAPGANIGDTLAVFEATHGSAPKYAGLDKVNPGSLLLSGVMMFRYIGWNEVADAIEAAFTRTIQQKIVTYDLARLMEGAREVRTSEFAEAIVANL
- a CDS encoding redox-sensing transcriptional repressor Rex, which produces MAAVQKVPDIVVGRLPVYLRALQVMAAEGREITSSQELGERLGISSAQIRKDLSYFGTFGKQGTGYRIPDLIEHLRRILKVDRTWDMILIGAGNLGHALAQYQGFTPRGFRLVAIFDNDPEKIGRPIGPHVIQDVQELPEFVRAHRVQIAMIAVPASAAQQVADLCVEAGIRAILNYAPIHLKVPKRILVQYIDPAIHLQQMTYYLGNEG
- a CDS encoding aldehyde dehydrogenase family protein — encoded protein: MQVRNYINGKWVEARSEEWYVDLNPATEEPVAEVVKSDERDVAAAVEAAEVAFEKWRKVPAPKRAEILYRAGHLLVERKEQLARLLTQEMGKILPEARGDVQEAIDMAFYIGGEGRRLLGYTAPVELPNKFGMAIRDPIGVVACITPWNFPIAIPSWKIFPALVAGNTVIFKPATDTPATAAEFVRIFEEAGLPPGVLNLVIGPGPTVGNALVEHPTVKAISFTGSTEVGRDLYARAARHLKRVSLEMGGKNAIIVMEDANLELALEATLWAAFGTTGQRCTACSRLILHKPIKGKFTEMLVERAKQLRLGNGLEPTTDVGPLINEAAVRKVHSYVEIGKAEGARLLCGGNPVKVNGKGFFYEPTIFDQVRPDMRIAQEEIFGPVLSIIEAESLEEAIRINNSVNYGLSSSLFTQDVNKAFQAIRDITTGIVYINHGTTGAEIQFPFGGTRGTGNGHREAGLTAIEFFTEWKAVYVDYSGRLQRAQIDTTAFGQVPVQ
- a CDS encoding nucleotidyltransferase domain-containing protein yields the protein MAHPPHISQEEIQRALWALARAYAEALRQSRGERLVAVALFGSVARREAGSSSDVDLLVIAEGLPARRLERYCWLEEADRAVEPQLKALWGRGITAENAYILYERDPFLSSILERLRERLKALGAQRKRQGAVRYWDLKPDFRLGEVIEL
- a CDS encoding MOSC domain-containing protein — its product is MDQPVVVALFRCPGHRMPMEAVPALRVEAGYGIVGDSHAREGSSRQVLLMDLETLEALDLRPGAVRENITVRGLSLHALQPGDRLRIGEALLEITKPCTPCARMDEIRPGLQEALRGRRGMLARVLESGWILPGAPIRVETPPTVRTPSPEML